In the Adlercreutzia equolifaciens DSM 19450 genome, one interval contains:
- a CDS encoding TlyA family RNA methyltransferase translates to MNAKPKKMRLDDLLVERGEFPDRDAALRAVMAREVRVDDMYATSAAIKVAPTADIFIRGRKQFVSRGGKKLQGALDAFKQDVAGMNCLDIGSSTGGFTDCLLQAGASRVAALDVNYGQLAWKIRQDPRVAVFERTNIKDADPAELGAPFDLIVIDVSFIGLAALAPLFPRFSRPDTIFIGLVKPQFESAHDETDRGVVRDEAVRLRTVEEVKAALAAAGFDATGVATSPITGPEGNVEYLVRAVYRNDLDS, encoded by the coding sequence ATGAATGCTAAGCCCAAAAAAATGCGCCTGGACGACCTGTTGGTAGAGCGAGGGGAGTTCCCCGATCGTGATGCCGCGCTGCGCGCCGTCATGGCGCGCGAGGTGCGGGTAGATGACATGTACGCCACGAGCGCCGCGATAAAGGTCGCGCCCACGGCCGACATCTTTATTCGCGGCCGCAAGCAATTCGTCTCCCGCGGCGGCAAGAAGCTCCAGGGGGCGCTTGACGCGTTCAAGCAGGACGTCGCCGGCATGAACTGCCTGGATATCGGCTCGTCCACCGGCGGCTTCACCGACTGCCTGCTGCAGGCCGGCGCCTCGCGCGTGGCGGCCCTCGACGTGAACTACGGACAGCTCGCCTGGAAGATCCGCCAAGACCCGCGCGTGGCCGTCTTCGAGCGCACGAACATCAAGGACGCCGATCCCGCCGAGCTCGGCGCGCCCTTCGATCTCATCGTCATCGACGTGTCCTTCATCGGCCTGGCGGCGCTCGCTCCCCTCTTCCCCCGCTTCAGCCGACCGGACACCATCTTCATCGGCCTAGTGAAGCCGCAGTTCGAATCAGCCCACGACGAGACCGACCGCGGCGTCGTCCGCGACGAGGCCGTGCGGCTGCGCACCGTGGAAGAGGTGAAGGCCGCCCTCGCCGCCGCCGGATTCGATGCAACCGGCGTGGCCACATCCCCCATCACCGGTCCCGAGGGCAACGTGGAATACCTCGTCCGCGCCGTATACCGCAACGACCTGGACAGCTGA
- a CDS encoding NUDIX hydrolase produces the protein MSRVPFQVLVFLRRLDANGPEYLVLKRADLSVWQGVAGGGEGDEPPREAAIRETMEEVGVSVTRLIDLESVAMVPVLDVVGCYRWGDDVLEIPEYAFCVDVDTSVVVRLSEEHAEYRWCSAREALDLLEWDSNRKALCVAEARMTIEAPVGELPEIAAD, from the coding sequence ATGAGCCGCGTTCCGTTCCAAGTGCTTGTTTTCCTGCGAAGGCTTGATGCCAACGGCCCTGAATACCTGGTATTGAAGCGTGCCGATCTGTCAGTTTGGCAAGGCGTCGCCGGCGGCGGGGAGGGCGACGAACCACCCCGCGAGGCTGCAATTAGGGAGACGATGGAGGAGGTGGGGGTCAGCGTGACTAGGCTGATCGATCTTGAGTCTGTCGCCATGGTTCCCGTTCTCGATGTGGTGGGCTGCTATCGATGGGGCGATGATGTTCTGGAGATTCCGGAGTATGCATTCTGCGTTGATGTTGATACTAGCGTCGTCGTTCGGCTTAGCGAAGAGCATGCGGAATACCGATGGTGCTCGGCGCGCGAAGCGCTTGATCTGCTGGAGTGGGATTCGAACAGGAAGGCGCTTTGTGTGGCTGAGGCAAGGATGACCATTGAGGCTCCGGTCGGCGAACTGCCTGAAATTGCAGCAGATTGA